The Trichosurus vulpecula isolate mTriVul1 chromosome 4, mTriVul1.pri, whole genome shotgun sequence genome contains a region encoding:
- the RPE gene encoding ribulose-phosphate 3-epimerase isoform X1: protein MASGCKIGPSILNSDLACLGAECSRMLDSGADYLHLDVMDGHFVPNITFGHPVVESLRKQLGQDPFFDMHMMVSRPEQWVKPMAVAGANQYTFHLEATENPGALIKDIRENGMKVGLAIKPGTTVEYLAPWANQIDMALVMTVEPGFGGQKFMEDMMPKVHWLRTQFPSLDIEVDGGVGPDTIHKCAEAGANMIVSGSAIMRSEDPRSVINLLRNVCSEAAQKRSLDR from the exons ATGGCGTCCGGCTGCAAAATCGGCCCGTCCATCCTCAACAGCGACTTGGCCTGCTTGGGGGCCGAGTGTTCCCGGATGCTGGATTCCGGGGCCGATTATCTGCATCTGGATGTAATGGACGG gcATTTTGTTCCCAATATCACCTTTGGTCACCCTGTGGTAGAAAGCCTTCGAAAGCAGCTAGGCCAAGACCCTTTCTTTG ACATGCACATGATGGTTTCCAGACCTGAACAGTGGGTAAAGCCAATGGCTGTCGCAGGAGCAAATCAATATACCTTTCATCTGGAAGCTACTGAGAACCCTGGAGCACTGATTAAAGACATTCGAGAGAATGGGATGAAA GTTGGTCTTGCTATTAAACCTGGCACTACAGTTGAGTATTTGGCACCGTGGGCCAATCAGATAGATATGGCCTTAGTCATGACAGTGGAACCTGGGTTTGGAGGGCAAAAGTTCATGGAAGATATGATGCCAAAG GTTCATTGGTTGAGGACCCAGTTCCCTTCTCTGGATATTGAGgtagatggtggagtaggtcctGACACAATTCACAAATGTGCCGAG GCAGGGGCTAATATGATTGTGTCTGGTAGTGCCATCATGAGGAGTGAAGACCCCAGATCTGTCATTAATCTCTTGAGGAATGTTTGTTCAGAAGCAGCTCAGAAACGCTCTCTGGATAGATGA
- the RPE gene encoding ribulose-phosphate 3-epimerase isoform X3, which produces MHMMVSRPEQWVKPMAVAGANQYTFHLEATENPGALIKDIRENGMKVGLAIKPGTTVEYLAPWANQIDMALVMTVEPGFGGQKFMEDMMPKVHWLRTQFPSLDIEVDGGVGPDTIHKCAEAGANMIVSGSAIMRSEDPRSVINLLRNVCSEAAQKRSLDR; this is translated from the exons ATGCACATGATGGTTTCCAGACCTGAACAGTGGGTAAAGCCAATGGCTGTCGCAGGAGCAAATCAATATACCTTTCATCTGGAAGCTACTGAGAACCCTGGAGCACTGATTAAAGACATTCGAGAGAATGGGATGAAA GTTGGTCTTGCTATTAAACCTGGCACTACAGTTGAGTATTTGGCACCGTGGGCCAATCAGATAGATATGGCCTTAGTCATGACAGTGGAACCTGGGTTTGGAGGGCAAAAGTTCATGGAAGATATGATGCCAAAG GTTCATTGGTTGAGGACCCAGTTCCCTTCTCTGGATATTGAGgtagatggtggagtaggtcctGACACAATTCACAAATGTGCCGAG GCAGGGGCTAATATGATTGTGTCTGGTAGTGCCATCATGAGGAGTGAAGACCCCAGATCTGTCATTAATCTCTTGAGGAATGTTTGTTCAGAAGCAGCTCAGAAACGCTCTCTGGATAGATGA
- the RPE gene encoding ribulose-phosphate 3-epimerase isoform X2, with the protein MHFVPNITFGHPVVESLRKQLGQDPFFDMHMMVSRPEQWVKPMAVAGANQYTFHLEATENPGALIKDIRENGMKVGLAIKPGTTVEYLAPWANQIDMALVMTVEPGFGGQKFMEDMMPKVHWLRTQFPSLDIEVDGGVGPDTIHKCAEAGANMIVSGSAIMRSEDPRSVINLLRNVCSEAAQKRSLDR; encoded by the exons AT gcATTTTGTTCCCAATATCACCTTTGGTCACCCTGTGGTAGAAAGCCTTCGAAAGCAGCTAGGCCAAGACCCTTTCTTTG ACATGCACATGATGGTTTCCAGACCTGAACAGTGGGTAAAGCCAATGGCTGTCGCAGGAGCAAATCAATATACCTTTCATCTGGAAGCTACTGAGAACCCTGGAGCACTGATTAAAGACATTCGAGAGAATGGGATGAAA GTTGGTCTTGCTATTAAACCTGGCACTACAGTTGAGTATTTGGCACCGTGGGCCAATCAGATAGATATGGCCTTAGTCATGACAGTGGAACCTGGGTTTGGAGGGCAAAAGTTCATGGAAGATATGATGCCAAAG GTTCATTGGTTGAGGACCCAGTTCCCTTCTCTGGATATTGAGgtagatggtggagtaggtcctGACACAATTCACAAATGTGCCGAG GCAGGGGCTAATATGATTGTGTCTGGTAGTGCCATCATGAGGAGTGAAGACCCCAGATCTGTCATTAATCTCTTGAGGAATGTTTGTTCAGAAGCAGCTCAGAAACGCTCTCTGGATAGATGA